In Tenebrio molitor chromosome 8, icTenMoli1.1, whole genome shotgun sequence, a genomic segment contains:
- the LOC138137394 gene encoding zinc finger protein 391-like: protein MDIFFPNNMCRTCVNVEENVVKIKNTVINCDNVTIPILDILNIFSDIDINEDYPDSICSSCVERAAAVYKFKIQCDESNKIFRDIVTKICNREQVVEDQIVVETNNCSITNVTETKVVDDSEERKPRRQTKKAQKNKTDELERILFCHQCNKSFKNKYILSAHIKRHQYKGHFLCNVCGKGFNSQSCLTRHTRVHTGERNYECEICHKKFPSSNNLNLHSRTHSGIKPYLCTICGKSFSHPTGLTYHTRTHTKEKPYTCEVCGKSFAIQCHVDRHRKTHSGERPFPCKQCDKAFIKKIDLQRHEAVHSGLKPHVCTVCNKAFLRKMHLSYHMMVHTKERPHVCQICGKGFIRRYYLKDHVSKSHEAIENYDVQGSNE from the exons atggaTATATTTTTCCCTAATAACATGTGCAGAACGTGTGTAAATGTAGAAGAAAATgtggtaaaaattaaaaataccgTCATAAACTGTGATAACGTCACGATTCCCATTTTGGACATCCTCAACATATTTTCTGATATCGAC ATAAATGAAGATTACCCTGACAGCATATGTTCAAGTTGTGTGGAAAGAGCGGCCGCCGTGTATAAATTTAAGATACAGTGTGATGAATCAAACAAGATTTTTAGAGATATTGTAACGAAAATTTGTAACAGGGAACAAGTTGTAGAAGACCAGATTGTAGTAGAAACGAACAATTGTAGCATTACTAATGTAACTGAAACCAAAGTTGTCGATGACAGTGAGGAAAGAAAACCTCGAcgacaaacaaaaaaagcTCAAAAAAACAAGACTGATGAATTGGAAAGAATTCTATTTTGCCATCAGTGTAACAagtcttttaaaaataaatacattttaagtGCCCACATTAAGAGACATCAATACAAAGGCCATTTCTTATGCAACGTGTGCGGCAAAGGATTCAATTCACAATCGTGCCTGACAAGACATACCAGAGTACATACAGGTGAGAGGAACTACGAGTGCGAAATTTGTCACAAGAAGTTCCCATCATCGAACAATTTGAACCTCCACTCACGCACCCACAGCGGAATCAAGCCCTACTTATGCACGATTTGCGGCAAGTCGTTCAGTCATCCCACAGGGTTAACATATCACACCCGAACTCATACCAAAGAAAAGCCGTACACTTGCGAAGTTTGTGGAAAATCGTTTGCCATCCAGTGCCACGTGGACCGCCACCGCAAGACGCACTCAG GAGAGCGCCCATTTCCTTGCAAGCAATGCGACAAAGCTTTCATCAAAAAAATTGACTTGCAAAGGCACGAAGCCGTGCACTCGGGGCTAAAACCGCACGTGTGCACTGTCTGCAACAAAGCGTTCTTGAGAAAGATGCATTTAAGTTATCACATGATGGTGCACACCAAAGAAAGGCCGCATGTCTGCCAGATATGTGG